One region of Priestia megaterium genomic DNA includes:
- a CDS encoding zinc ribbon domain-containing protein YjdM: MNVPNCPSCQSQYTYEDGSLFVCPECAHEWGQDEKAESTEEQLTVKDANGNALKDGDSVTVIKDLKVKGSSLVVKIGTKVKSIRLVEGDHNIDCKIDGFGAMSLKSQFVKKA; the protein is encoded by the coding sequence ATGAATGTACCTAATTGTCCAAGCTGTCAATCACAGTATACATATGAAGATGGAAGCCTGTTTGTCTGCCCGGAGTGTGCGCATGAATGGGGACAAGATGAAAAAGCAGAAAGCACGGAAGAACAGCTTACTGTAAAAGATGCAAACGGTAATGCTTTAAAAGACGGAGATTCAGTTACTGTCATCAAAGACTTAAAAGTAAAAGGAAGCTCATTGGTTGTAAAAATCGGAACGAAAGTAAAAAGCATTCGTTTAGTAGAAGGCGATCATAACATCGACTGCAAAATTGACGGATTTGGAGCCATGAGCTTAAAATCTCAGTTTGTGAAAAAAGCATAA
- a CDS encoding 4Fe-4S dicluster domain-containing protein: protein MIELLSEDRCINCNLCVSVCPTNVFDRSRMGGAPSIARQSDCQTCFMCELYCPVDALYVTPLADQTAEVDEQDVINQHLLGSYREAVGWGKGRKSTASSDQSHIILNRK from the coding sequence ATGATTGAGCTCCTTAGTGAAGACCGGTGTATTAACTGCAATCTTTGTGTATCCGTTTGTCCAACAAATGTCTTTGACCGCTCTCGCATGGGAGGAGCTCCTTCCATAGCTCGTCAATCCGATTGTCAAACTTGCTTTATGTGTGAACTGTATTGTCCGGTAGATGCTTTATACGTAACGCCTTTAGCTGATCAAACTGCAGAAGTAGATGAACAGGATGTAATTAATCAGCACCTGCTCGGAAGTTACCGAGAAGCTGTAGGCTGGGGAAAAGGAAGAAAATCCACCGCTTCTTCCGATCAATCGCATATCATCTTAAATAGGAAATAG
- a CDS encoding general stress protein, protein MKAKAKNVVGVYETEQEAIHAVENLKKEGYASEEISIIGKHKKTKKVQKETNTKAEGAATGALTGGTLGSLTGILAGAGALAIPGIGPIVAAGPIVATLTGAAAGASVGGLSGILVGMGIPKQQAEHYNDSVKEGSLLVLVDKEDSDHDGNPKAPLTGMIL, encoded by the coding sequence ATGAAAGCAAAAGCAAAGAATGTTGTGGGGGTATATGAAACGGAACAAGAAGCAATTCATGCTGTAGAGAATTTAAAAAAAGAAGGATACGCATCAGAAGAAATATCTATTATCGGTAAACATAAAAAGACCAAAAAAGTTCAGAAAGAAACGAATACAAAAGCAGAAGGGGCAGCAACTGGAGCGCTTACCGGAGGTACGTTAGGGAGCTTGACCGGCATATTAGCAGGTGCCGGTGCTCTTGCAATCCCGGGAATAGGCCCAATTGTAGCGGCTGGTCCGATTGTAGCTACATTAACAGGTGCAGCAGCTGGTGCGAGTGTAGGAGGTCTGTCTGGTATTTTAGTCGGTATGGGAATTCCAAAACAGCAGGCCGAGCACTATAATGATTCAGTCAAAGAAGGCAGCCTGCTTGTTTTAGTAGACAAAGAAGACTCAGATCATGATGGAAACCCGAAAGCGCCTTTAACCGGAATGATTTTATAG
- a CDS encoding FAD-dependent oxidoreductase, with the protein MTADFHFHTDVLIIGGGPAGAWAALQAVKEGAKAVLVDKGYCGTSGATAPSGTGVWYVKPTSDEQLEAMKSREELGGYLAERSWMKRVLDCTFEQVNELAHFGYPFPVDEKGISQRTTLQGPEYMRLMRRQLQKAGVQILDHSPALELIADEHGVAGACGINSQTKETWRVEAAAVVIATGGCAFLSGALGTNVLTGDGYLLATEAGASLSGMEFSNAYSISPAFSPITKSAFYKWATFYYEDGTVIEGAGSHKGRSIIARTLMTQPVYAKLDKADERIQKAMRLSQPNFFLSFDRLHMNPFTQMFPITLRFEGTVRGTGGIHITDETCRTDIPGLYAAGDAATRELICGGSTGGGSHNAAWAISSGCWSGKAAAAFAVKQGRNAASRHAKGLSEASGITKSVASSDAADTKEMIASVQREVFPYDRNWFRSEARLQASLTRLNAVWNELKNGVYDKERNLVRSRELAAMTATARWMYTSALERKETRGMHRRDDFPFMDSKQHYRILSGGVQEVWARPLGTKSSNHVKGVI; encoded by the coding sequence ATGACTGCCGACTTTCATTTTCATACAGATGTATTAATTATTGGAGGAGGCCCTGCTGGTGCATGGGCAGCTCTGCAAGCAGTTAAAGAAGGTGCAAAAGCTGTACTTGTAGATAAAGGATATTGTGGAACGAGCGGAGCAACTGCGCCTTCGGGTACAGGAGTTTGGTATGTAAAACCTACTTCTGATGAACAGTTGGAAGCAATGAAAAGCAGAGAAGAGCTGGGGGGATATTTAGCTGAAAGAAGCTGGATGAAACGAGTGCTTGATTGTACGTTTGAACAAGTAAATGAATTAGCTCATTTTGGCTATCCGTTTCCTGTAGATGAAAAAGGAATTTCTCAGCGAACGACACTTCAAGGGCCTGAATATATGAGGCTAATGCGGCGTCAGCTTCAAAAGGCAGGGGTTCAGATTTTGGACCATAGCCCTGCACTGGAGCTTATTGCAGATGAACACGGTGTGGCAGGTGCTTGCGGAATCAATAGTCAAACAAAAGAAACATGGAGAGTGGAGGCTGCTGCAGTTGTGATTGCAACGGGAGGCTGTGCATTTCTAAGCGGAGCACTCGGTACAAATGTTTTAACAGGAGACGGTTACTTATTAGCTACAGAAGCAGGTGCGTCGCTTTCAGGCATGGAGTTTTCAAATGCTTATTCGATTTCACCAGCTTTTTCTCCGATTACAAAATCTGCATTTTATAAATGGGCTACATTTTATTATGAAGACGGTACAGTCATTGAAGGAGCCGGTTCTCATAAAGGGCGCTCCATTATAGCCAGAACGTTAATGACCCAGCCTGTTTATGCAAAGCTGGATAAAGCGGATGAACGTATTCAAAAAGCAATGCGCTTATCACAGCCAAATTTCTTTTTATCGTTTGATCGTCTTCATATGAACCCCTTTACTCAAATGTTTCCAATCACCTTGCGTTTTGAAGGAACTGTTAGAGGAACAGGCGGTATTCACATTACAGACGAAACGTGTAGAACCGACATTCCAGGTTTATATGCGGCCGGAGATGCCGCAACACGCGAATTAATCTGTGGAGGGTCTACGGGAGGAGGCAGCCATAATGCTGCGTGGGCTATCTCTTCAGGCTGCTGGTCAGGAAAAGCAGCGGCAGCATTTGCTGTTAAGCAAGGAAGAAATGCTGCAAGTCGACATGCTAAAGGCTTATCAGAAGCGTCAGGAATCACAAAGTCAGTAGCTTCTTCTGATGCAGCTGATACGAAGGAAATGATAGCATCGGTTCAGCGCGAGGTCTTTCCATATGACCGGAACTGGTTTCGTTCAGAAGCAAGGCTGCAAGCTTCTCTGACAAGGTTAAATGCCGTATGGAATGAGTTGAAGAACGGAGTGTATGATAAAGAAAGAAACCTCGTGAGAAGTCGAGAGCTTGCGGCCATGACGGCAACGGCGCGATGGATGTATACAAGTGCATTAGAAAGAAAAGAAACGAGAGGGATGCACCGCCGTGACGATTTTCCGTTTATGGATTCCAAACAGCACTACCGGATTCTAAGCGGAGGCGTGCAAGAAGTCTGGGCGAGACCCTTAGGAACAAAGTCTTCTAATCACGTAAAGGGGGTTATTTAA
- the gltP gene encoding glutamate-aspartate/proton symporter GltP: MKKFLAFQILIALVIGAVIGHFFPDFGMALRPVGDGFIRLIKMIVVPIVFSTIVIGAAGSGSMKQMGSLGLKTIIWFEIITTIVLGIGLLLVNLLKPGVGLDLSHLVKKDIGELSQYTDKVVDFKQMILNIIPTNIVDVMAKNDLLAVIFFAILFGVAASGVGKASEPAMKFFESTAKIMFKLTQIVMVTAPLGVLALMAASVGQYGIVLLLPMLKLIGTVFLGLFIILFVLFPLVGFLFKFNYFEVFKMIWDLFLIAFSTTSTETVLPQLMERMEKYGCPKRVVSFVIPSGLSLNCDGSTLYLSVSCVFLAQAFNIDMPLTQQLFMMLILVMTSKGIAAVPSGSLVVLLATANAVGLPAEGVAIIAGVDRIMDMARTGVNVPGHAIACIVVSKWEKVFRTQTPIPPASHTESL; this comes from the coding sequence GTGAAAAAATTTTTAGCGTTTCAAATTTTAATTGCATTAGTAATTGGAGCTGTTATCGGGCACTTTTTTCCGGACTTCGGGATGGCTTTAAGACCGGTAGGGGACGGGTTTATCCGCCTCATTAAAATGATTGTGGTGCCGATTGTCTTTTCAACCATCGTCATAGGTGCTGCGGGAAGCGGCAGTATGAAACAAATGGGGAGTCTAGGGTTAAAGACGATTATTTGGTTTGAAATTATTACTACCATCGTATTAGGAATCGGTCTGCTGTTAGTGAATTTGCTAAAGCCCGGAGTAGGCCTCGATCTTTCTCATCTTGTTAAAAAAGATATCGGTGAATTGTCTCAGTACACCGACAAAGTCGTGGACTTTAAACAAATGATTTTGAACATCATTCCAACGAATATCGTAGATGTGATGGCAAAAAATGATTTGCTGGCCGTGATTTTCTTTGCTATTTTATTCGGTGTTGCTGCCTCAGGAGTTGGTAAAGCATCCGAACCTGCCATGAAGTTTTTTGAATCCACCGCTAAAATTATGTTTAAATTAACGCAAATTGTTATGGTCACAGCGCCTCTTGGTGTACTAGCGCTAATGGCTGCATCTGTGGGGCAATACGGCATTGTACTTCTGCTTCCAATGCTGAAACTAATTGGAACCGTCTTTTTAGGTCTTTTTATTATTTTATTTGTTTTATTTCCGCTTGTTGGATTTTTGTTCAAGTTCAACTACTTTGAAGTATTCAAAATGATTTGGGATTTGTTTCTTATTGCGTTTTCAACAACAAGTACAGAAACGGTTCTGCCACAGCTGATGGAGCGTATGGAAAAGTACGGATGTCCTAAACGAGTGGTGTCGTTTGTTATTCCGTCCGGCCTGTCGTTAAACTGTGATGGATCTACTTTGTATTTATCCGTTTCATGCGTCTTTTTAGCACAGGCTTTTAATATTGACATGCCCTTAACTCAGCAATTATTTATGATGCTTATACTCGTAATGACAAGTAAAGGAATTGCGGCTGTCCCGTCAGGTTCACTTGTTGTGCTTTTAGCAACAGCCAACGCAGTAGGTCTGCCGGCTGAAGGAGTGGCAATCATTGCAGGAGTAGACCGCATCATGGATATGGCCAGAACAGGAGTCAATGTTCCAGGTCACGCCATTGCCTGTATTGTCGTCTCAAAATGGGAAAAAGTATTTCGAACCCAAACGCCAATTCCGCCTGCATCTCACACGGAATCTCTATAA
- a CDS encoding gamma-glutamyltransferase family protein has translation MTYDPHYHPYPSYRVPVYAKKGMVSTSQPLAAQAGLDILKKDGNAIDAAIATAASLTVLEPASNGIGGDAFALVWTNDQLYGLNASGPSPQSISIDALKEKGYKEIPKYGMIPVTVPGAPAAWAALSKRFGKLPLSQVLQPAIQYAKEGFPLAPTLSKQWKQAYDTFKRVHTSEEFESWFQTFAPNGQAPKAGEMWSSIDHAYTLQLIGETNAEAFYKGELADRIDAFSKKYSGFLSKEDLAAYEPEWVNPISAHYRGYDVWEIPPNGQGLIALMALNIVKGFELQEKDAVDTYHKQIEAIKLAFADGEKYITEETKMTVPVSELLSDTYSNYRRTLIKEHALQPEAGEPVGSGTVYLATADEEGNMVSFIQSNYMGFGSGIVVPETGIALQNRGHNFSMDPNHDNCLAPNKKTFHTIIPGFLTKNNEPVGPFGVMGGFMQPQGHMQVVMNTIDFQLHPQAALDAPRWQWKKDKTVLVEPTFPLYVAQALERKGHKIEVAVDSMAFGRGQIIWRDPESGVLCGGSESRTDGFVAGW, from the coding sequence ATGACCTATGATCCGCATTATCATCCATATCCATCTTACCGAGTTCCCGTTTATGCAAAAAAAGGAATGGTATCCACATCTCAGCCGCTTGCAGCGCAGGCAGGTCTTGATATTTTAAAAAAAGACGGCAATGCCATTGATGCAGCGATCGCGACAGCAGCAAGTCTTACCGTATTAGAGCCCGCCTCTAATGGAATCGGAGGAGACGCGTTTGCGCTTGTTTGGACGAATGATCAGCTGTACGGACTGAACGCGAGCGGACCTTCTCCGCAGTCTATTTCCATTGATGCGCTGAAGGAAAAAGGATACAAAGAAATTCCTAAGTACGGAATGATTCCCGTTACGGTTCCCGGCGCTCCGGCTGCTTGGGCTGCTTTATCGAAGCGATTTGGCAAACTGCCTCTTTCTCAAGTGCTGCAGCCTGCCATTCAATATGCCAAAGAAGGATTCCCGCTAGCGCCTACTCTTTCTAAACAATGGAAACAAGCGTACGATACGTTTAAACGAGTTCATACAAGCGAAGAATTTGAATCGTGGTTTCAAACGTTTGCCCCAAATGGACAGGCACCAAAAGCAGGAGAAATGTGGTCATCCATCGATCATGCTTATACGCTTCAGCTTATTGGTGAGACCAATGCAGAAGCCTTTTATAAAGGTGAACTTGCAGATCGTATTGATGCATTCAGCAAAAAATATAGCGGCTTTTTATCAAAAGAAGATTTGGCAGCTTACGAACCTGAGTGGGTGAATCCTATTTCCGCTCACTACCGTGGATATGACGTATGGGAAATTCCGCCGAATGGTCAAGGGCTTATTGCATTAATGGCATTAAATATCGTAAAAGGCTTTGAGCTTCAAGAAAAAGATGCGGTGGATACGTATCATAAACAAATCGAAGCGATAAAGCTTGCATTTGCGGACGGAGAAAAATACATTACGGAAGAAACGAAAATGACCGTACCTGTCAGCGAACTGCTGTCTGATACATATTCAAACTATCGCCGCACCCTTATAAAAGAACATGCCCTTCAGCCTGAAGCAGGAGAACCTGTTGGAAGCGGAACGGTGTATTTAGCAACGGCTGATGAAGAAGGAAACATGGTTTCATTTATTCAAAGTAATTATATGGGCTTTGGTTCTGGAATCGTTGTGCCAGAAACGGGAATTGCTTTGCAAAACCGCGGTCACAATTTTTCAATGGACCCTAATCACGATAACTGTCTTGCTCCGAACAAAAAAACGTTTCATACCATTATTCCAGGCTTTCTCACTAAAAATAATGAACCTGTAGGACCGTTTGGCGTTATGGGAGGTTTTATGCAGCCGCAGGGACATATGCAAGTTGTCATGAATACGATTGACTTTCAGCTTCATCCTCAAGCTGCTTTAGACGCGCCAAGATGGCAGTGGAAAAAAGATAAAACGGTGCTTGTGGAGCCGACGTTTCCTTTATACGTAGCACAAGCGCTTGAACGAAAAGGGCATAAAATTGAAGTAGCCGTGGATTCGATGGCATTTGGGCGCGGACAGATCATTTGGAGAGATCCTGAAAGCGGCGTGCTGTGCGGAGGAAGTGAATCACGAACGGACGGATTTGTGGCTGGATGGTAA
- a CDS encoding CBO0543 family protein, whose product MRNKKFEVNFLRTMLIIGLGMLPFLFRKPPIKDWLLAYAFNALTNGIIDKFIVSHGLLRYPTRLLKKQFRINVLFDFLLYPSISVMINQATYHDKGLKILYKIVLFTIPMFFIELWAEKRTKLIEWKTGWMWYHTFTSVTLKSYLNRLLIGWIRKIEKKQDETKIK is encoded by the coding sequence ATGAGAAATAAAAAATTTGAAGTGAATTTTTTACGTACAATGCTGATTATAGGACTGGGAATGCTCCCTTTTTTATTTAGAAAACCACCGATCAAAGACTGGCTGCTGGCTTATGCATTTAATGCATTAACAAATGGTATTATTGATAAATTTATTGTCTCTCACGGCCTTCTTCGATATCCAACTCGCTTGCTGAAAAAACAGTTTAGAATTAATGTGTTGTTCGACTTTTTACTGTATCCTAGCATATCCGTTATGATTAATCAGGCTACGTATCACGATAAAGGGTTAAAGATTTTATATAAAATTGTGCTTTTTACGATTCCCATGTTTTTTATTGAATTATGGGCTGAAAAACGAACGAAGCTCATCGAGTGGAAAACAGGGTGGATGTGGTACCACACCTTTACTAGCGTAACATTAAAATCGTATCTTAACCGGCTGCTGATTGGATGGATTCGGAAAATTGAAAAGAAGCAGGACGAAACGAAAATAAAATAA
- the gvpA gene encoding gas vesicle structural protein GvpA has product MSIQKSTDSSSLAEVIDRILDKGIVIDAFARVSLVGIEILTIEARVVIASVDTWLRYAEAVGLLTDKVEEEGLPGRTEERGAGLSF; this is encoded by the coding sequence ATGAGTATTCAAAAAAGTACAGACAGTTCAAGTTTAGCAGAAGTAATTGATCGAATTCTAGACAAAGGAATTGTCATCGATGCTTTTGCTCGAGTATCACTCGTAGGAATTGAAATTTTAACGATTGAAGCACGAGTCGTTATTGCAAGTGTCGATACGTGGCTTCGCTACGCAGAAGCGGTCGGGTTATTAACCGACAAAGTAGAGGAAGAAGGGCTGCCTGGCCGAACAGAGGAGCGAGGAGCAGGGCTTAGTTTTTAA
- the gvpT gene encoding GvpT/GvpP family gas vesicle accessory protein → MSTTDKNVQSEKQENQQQEEKTQNSLNLAILGGVVGAGIGLLSSPQTSKKVLSRLGQSEIVRATGQELRKNAQDILTQQAMGALRQTATGYLEKDNLSKLLASKKKKEETSNEQGDSQEEVSASAEMETSQYEELKEENKNMNDQLQRIEEMLNKLMDAKK, encoded by the coding sequence ATGTCAACAACTGATAAGAATGTACAAAGTGAAAAACAAGAAAATCAGCAGCAGGAAGAAAAAACGCAAAACTCTTTGAATCTTGCCATTTTAGGAGGCGTAGTAGGAGCGGGAATTGGACTTCTTTCAAGTCCGCAAACGAGTAAAAAAGTACTCAGTCGCTTAGGACAATCAGAAATTGTACGTGCGACGGGACAAGAGTTAAGAAAAAACGCACAGGATATTTTAACGCAGCAAGCGATGGGAGCGTTAAGACAGACAGCTACAGGCTATCTTGAAAAAGACAATTTAAGCAAGCTGCTGGCATCTAAAAAGAAAAAAGAAGAAACATCAAATGAACAGGGAGATTCGCAGGAAGAAGTCAGCGCAAGCGCAGAAATGGAAACGTCTCAGTACGAAGAGTTAAAAGAAGAAAATAAAAATATGAACGATCAGCTGCAGCGCATTGAAGAGATGCTAAACAAACTCATGGACGCGAAGAAGTAA
- a CDS encoding CBO0543 family protein produces the protein MHISILLWLIFQNIQKKTWKKIHELYAGVLYVSFFNILYYFLCNDKLLWDFKSSHLSLKVLRILHLMFITPLMVLSFLATYPPTLLKQVKYITKWVCTASFVEWIGLRCKAITFRHGWHLGWSALIYVMMLIFSRWFQKKPFVVLLLSVFATVVLSIIFKVPVSKRMLKHPLKRILTRPLKDHVTQAVANKVRRKCLLLKLFS, from the coding sequence GTGCATATTTCTATCCTTCTATGGCTGATTTTTCAAAATATCCAAAAGAAAACGTGGAAAAAAATTCACGAGCTTTATGCTGGGGTTTTATACGTGAGCTTTTTTAATATTCTTTATTACTTTTTATGTAACGATAAGTTGCTTTGGGATTTTAAATCTTCTCATCTTTCATTAAAAGTACTGCGTATTTTACACCTTATGTTTATTACGCCTCTCATGGTTTTGTCGTTCTTAGCTACTTATCCGCCTACACTTCTTAAACAGGTGAAGTATATTACAAAATGGGTATGTACAGCTTCATTTGTAGAATGGATTGGACTTAGGTGTAAGGCTATTACATTTAGGCACGGATGGCATTTAGGGTGGTCAGCACTTATTTATGTAATGATGCTTATCTTTTCGAGATGGTTTCAAAAAAAGCCTTTTGTGGTCTTGCTGCTCTCGGTTTTTGCAACAGTAGTTCTCAGCATTATTTTTAAAGTTCCCGTGAGCAAACGGATGCTAAAACATCCGCTGAAACGAATATTGACTCGGCCTTTAAAAGATCATGTGACTCAAGCTGTTGCGAATAAAGTAAGGCGAAAATGCCTGCTTCTCAAGCTGTTCTCGTAA
- a CDS encoding GNAT family N-acetyltransferase has protein sequence MVIKQQIYHVKGLQYIIRSADISDADELSHLRVQLDGETENLDRESGEGYMDESDFEKLIQRDAESKRNLFLVAVVHNEIVGFSRCEGNELKRFAHKVEFGVCVAKECWGYGIGKELLQQSILWAESAGMKKMTLNVLETNKKAIDLYEKFGFEVEGVLKNDKVLSDGKFYNTVVMGRFA, from the coding sequence GTGGTCATCAAACAGCAGATTTACCATGTAAAAGGACTTCAGTACATCATTCGTTCAGCTGACATTAGCGATGCAGACGAACTGTCTCACCTAAGAGTTCAGCTAGACGGAGAAACGGAAAACTTAGATCGTGAATCAGGAGAAGGGTATATGGACGAATCCGACTTTGAAAAACTTATTCAACGTGACGCAGAAAGTAAACGAAACTTATTTTTAGTAGCGGTTGTACATAATGAAATTGTCGGATTTTCAAGATGTGAAGGTAATGAGTTGAAACGATTTGCCCACAAAGTGGAGTTTGGCGTATGCGTCGCAAAAGAATGTTGGGGATACGGAATTGGCAAAGAGCTTTTACAGCAATCTATATTGTGGGCAGAGAGCGCGGGCATGAAGAAAATGACGCTGAATGTGTTAGAGACGAATAAAAAGGCAATTGATTTATATGAGAAGTTCGGATTTGAAGTAGAAGGAGTATTAAAAAATGACAAGGTGCTGTCAGACGGGAAGTTTTATAACACGGTAGTGATGGGGCGCTTTGCATAG
- a CDS encoding alpha/beta fold hydrolase gives MKKVKAALPLAVSLALGLQALPMSTSTVQAEASANAAHHSAKVEYKRANAFLTNVANGKTKEATRYFSRSLQSKMSEDNLKTWWSSLTAQLGAVKKIGTAVQGEVNTVHRNVEIPIEFEHASATLTVRFSQNRQMDDWRIVPEERQFSFSTPPYDTPKNYREKQLSIGKAPYELPATLTLPTRSKHQNVPVVILVHGSGPSDQDETFMSLKPFRDLASGLASQGIAVLRYNKRTYEHTAKMSGESKISVDDETTNDAVLAVKAMAKQKGIDSRNVFILGHSQGGMMVPRILNQTPDKSVRGSVLLSAPSRTLPELMLEQFAYLVSLNQLPKEQLSFFQQQFAILQDPSFSPAQPPKEFLLGTPYFWYDLAHWHPAEIAKSQKTPLLLLQGARDYQVTTEDFEGWKQSLSQRSNASFKLYPKLNHFFTEGTGEKSTPDEYAVSANIPSYVIDDIVKWVRETQK, from the coding sequence ATGAAAAAAGTAAAAGCCGCCCTTCCACTCGCTGTTTCTTTAGCACTCGGCCTTCAAGCGCTTCCTATGTCCACTTCAACCGTTCAAGCTGAAGCATCGGCGAATGCTGCCCATCACTCAGCAAAAGTTGAATACAAACGAGCAAACGCATTTTTAACGAATGTAGCAAACGGAAAAACAAAGGAAGCTACGCGCTACTTTTCCCGCAGCCTGCAGTCAAAAATGAGTGAAGACAACCTAAAAACGTGGTGGTCATCTCTAACGGCTCAGTTAGGTGCTGTAAAAAAGATTGGGACAGCTGTACAAGGTGAAGTCAATACCGTTCATCGAAATGTAGAAATCCCCATTGAATTTGAACATGCATCAGCTACTTTAACCGTTCGCTTTAGTCAAAATCGTCAAATGGATGATTGGCGAATCGTACCGGAGGAGCGCCAGTTTTCGTTTTCCACACCACCTTATGACACCCCTAAGAACTACAGAGAAAAACAGCTTTCAATCGGCAAAGCACCTTACGAACTTCCAGCAACGCTCACTCTTCCAACACGTTCAAAGCATCAAAATGTACCCGTTGTCATTTTAGTTCACGGATCAGGGCCTTCTGATCAAGATGAAACCTTTATGAGCTTAAAGCCGTTTCGAGATCTGGCTTCAGGACTGGCTTCTCAAGGAATTGCCGTTTTACGCTACAACAAGCGTACATACGAACATACAGCTAAAATGTCCGGTGAAAGTAAAATAAGCGTTGACGATGAAACAACGAATGATGCCGTACTCGCAGTCAAAGCAATGGCAAAACAAAAAGGCATCGACAGCCGCAATGTTTTTATACTGGGACACAGTCAAGGTGGTATGATGGTGCCCAGAATTTTAAATCAAACGCCGGATAAAAGCGTGCGGGGCTCTGTTTTACTTTCTGCACCGAGCCGCACACTCCCAGAGTTAATGCTTGAACAATTTGCCTATCTTGTATCGCTTAATCAGCTTCCGAAAGAGCAGCTTTCTTTTTTCCAGCAGCAGTTTGCCATTTTACAAGACCCAAGCTTTTCGCCAGCTCAGCCGCCAAAAGAATTCTTGCTTGGCACGCCTTATTTTTGGTATGACTTAGCTCACTGGCACCCCGCAGAAATTGCAAAATCTCAGAAAACGCCGCTGCTTCTTTTACAAGGAGCGCGTGATTATCAAGTAACGACCGAAGATTTTGAAGGCTGGAAGCAAAGCTTGTCTCAGCGTTCCAACGCTTCTTTTAAGCTTTATCCAAAGCTCAACCACTTTTTCACAGAAGGAACTGGTGAAAAAAGCACGCCCGATGAATATGCTGTTTCAGCCAACATCCCTTCTTATGTCATTGATGATATTGTGAAATGGGTTCGGGAAACGCAAAAGTAA
- a CDS encoding DUF2798 domain-containing protein, translated as MPTTKKESMYFGMMMCGGMVLVMTMYNMFINDVIGHITLAEGILNLVITFVVAMAVETFLVGPVAKKVAFSLPFDKSKQLKVVLILSSCMVIGMVLSMSVYGLITMSLTKGLDGEPILLSYAFIVMKNFIVAYPLQLLIMGPLVRGLFMKFVKKNRATA; from the coding sequence ATGCCCACAACTAAAAAAGAAAGTATGTATTTTGGAATGATGATGTGCGGAGGGATGGTGCTTGTGATGACGATGTATAACATGTTCATAAATGATGTCATCGGGCATATCACACTTGCAGAAGGTATTTTAAACTTGGTTATCACATTTGTAGTTGCCATGGCTGTCGAAACTTTCTTAGTAGGTCCCGTAGCAAAAAAAGTAGCATTTTCACTGCCGTTTGATAAGTCTAAACAGTTAAAAGTCGTGTTGATTTTATCATCATGCATGGTTATTGGAATGGTGCTTTCCATGTCTGTATATGGATTAATTACGATGTCACTTACGAAAGGTTTAGACGGAGAGCCGATTCTTTTAAGCTATGCATTTATCGTTATGAAAAACTTTATCGTAGCCTATCCGCTTCAGCTTCTCATTATGGGACCTTTAGTTCGCGGATTGTTTATGAAATTTGTGAAAAAGAATCGGGCAACGGCTTAA